One genomic segment of Vibrio quintilis includes these proteins:
- the cysE gene encoding serine O-acetyltransferase — translation MKKGCEKKKIWQRIIDEARDLTELEPMLASFYHATIIKHDSLSAALSYILANKFNTASMPAMAVREVIEEAFASDPEITNAAACDICATVNRDPAVAKYSIPLLYLKGYHALQGYRVANWLWKQNRTTLATYLQNQISVACQVDIHPAAKIGCGIMLDHATGIVVGETAVVENDVSILQDVTLGGTGKESGDRHPKIREGVMIGAGAKILGNIEVGKGAKIGSCSVVLQPVPPHTTVAGVPAKIVGRPQSDKPSFDMDQQFNGRSQTFIGGDGI, via the coding sequence GTGAAAAAGGGTTGTGAAAAAAAGAAAATATGGCAAAGAATTATTGATGAAGCGCGCGATTTAACTGAACTGGAGCCGATGCTTGCCAGTTTCTACCATGCAACAATCATTAAACATGATAGCTTGTCTGCGGCACTCAGTTATATTCTTGCTAATAAATTCAATACGGCCTCTATGCCGGCAATGGCCGTGCGGGAGGTAATTGAAGAAGCATTTGCTTCTGACCCTGAAATTACCAATGCTGCGGCATGTGATATCTGTGCGACAGTGAACCGAGATCCGGCTGTTGCGAAATACTCAATTCCTCTGCTTTATCTGAAAGGTTATCACGCGCTGCAAGGATACCGGGTTGCGAACTGGCTCTGGAAACAAAACCGGACCACACTGGCGACTTATCTGCAAAATCAGATTTCGGTTGCCTGTCAGGTTGATATTCATCCTGCTGCAAAGATTGGTTGCGGGATTATGCTGGATCACGCGACGGGAATTGTGGTTGGTGAAACTGCTGTAGTCGAAAATGATGTCTCCATTCTTCAGGATGTTACTCTGGGCGGAACCGGGAAAGAAAGTGGCGATCGGCATCCGAAGATCCGTGAAGGGGTGATGATTGGTGCCGGTGCGAAAATATTGGGCAATATCGAGGTTGGCAAAGGTGCCAAAATCGGCTCATGTTCTGTTGTATTACAACCTGTTCCACCTCATACGACGGTTGCAGGTGTTCCGGCTAAGATTGTTGGCCGTCCTCAGAGTGATAAACCATCATTTGATATGGACCAGCAGTTCAATGGACGCTCTCAGACCTTTATTGGCGGGGATGGCATTTGA
- the argB gene encoding acetylglutamate kinase, with the protein MTQCSDPIVIKLGGAVLGSPETLEKLFHTIAVSKQKRPVVIVHGGGYLVDDLMKKLRFETVKKNGLRVTPAEQIPFITGALAGTANKMLQGEAMKHGINAVGMCLGDGGLCQVEVLDPELGAVGRASAGDATIVYSVIKAGATPVISSIGLTAQGQMMNVNADDAAVAVAKSLDADLVLLSDVNGVLDENKSLIKALDSETAEQLIASEVITDGMIVKVRAALDAANDLGRAIEVAGWRTPEKLADLIAGENIGTRFYPRTEK; encoded by the coding sequence ATGACGCAATGCTCTGATCCAATCGTTATCAAACTGGGTGGTGCGGTATTAGGCAGCCCCGAAACGCTTGAAAAGTTGTTTCATACAATTGCTGTCTCAAAGCAGAAGCGACCTGTCGTGATTGTTCACGGTGGTGGTTATCTGGTTGATGACCTGATGAAAAAACTCCGGTTTGAAACGGTAAAGAAGAACGGTTTACGGGTGACGCCGGCTGAACAGATTCCATTTATCACCGGCGCACTGGCTGGTACCGCAAATAAGATGCTCCAGGGTGAAGCCATGAAGCATGGCATTAACGCAGTTGGCATGTGTCTTGGTGATGGCGGGCTGTGTCAGGTTGAAGTGCTGGACCCTGAGCTTGGTGCAGTTGGCCGGGCTTCAGCCGGAGATGCAACTATCGTCTATTCTGTCATTAAGGCGGGTGCAACGCCTGTGATCAGCTCGATTGGGCTGACCGCTCAGGGGCAGATGATGAACGTGAATGCCGATGATGCTGCTGTTGCGGTTGCGAAGAGTCTGGATGCTGACTTGGTCTTATTGTCTGATGTGAATGGTGTGCTGGATGAAAACAAGTCACTCATCAAAGCATTAGATTCAGAGACAGCGGAGCAGTTGATTGCGTCTGAAGTTATCACTGACGGCATGATTGTCAAAGTAAGAGCTGCGCTCGATGCAGCCAATGATTTAGGCCGGGCAATTGAAGTTGCTGGCTGGCGAACACCAGAAAAACTCGCAGATTTAATTGCCGGGGAAAATATCGGAACCCGTTTTTATCCCCGGACCGAAAAATAA
- the gpsA gene encoding NAD(P)H-dependent glycerol-3-phosphate dehydrogenase — translation MNSQLDQIENAAAMTVIGAGSYGTSLAIALARNGASIVLWGHDAEHMRRLESDRENREFLPDIPFPETLIVEADLQKAVEASRDLLIVVPSHVFGEVLSNIHPFLRKDSRICWATKGLEPETGRLLQDVVYDAVGLEYPLAVISGPTFARELASGLPTAISVASPDAQFVTDLQEKIHCSQTFRVYANSDFTGLQLGGAIKNVIAIGAGISDGMGFGANARTALITRGLAEMSRLGTALGADAGTFMGMAGLGDLVLTCTDNQSRNRRFGLALGQGKTVDVAQSEIGQVVEGYRNTREVWLLASRLGVEMPIVEQIYQVLYQGKDARLASKDLLARDKKSEH, via the coding sequence GTGAATTCACAACTAGATCAAATAGAAAATGCCGCAGCGATGACGGTGATTGGTGCAGGTTCGTATGGAACATCTCTGGCGATTGCATTAGCAAGAAACGGGGCTTCCATTGTTTTGTGGGGCCATGATGCAGAGCACATGCGTCGTCTGGAGTCTGACCGGGAAAATCGGGAGTTTCTGCCGGATATACCTTTCCCTGAAACCTTGATTGTTGAAGCTGATTTGCAGAAAGCGGTTGAAGCGAGCCGGGATTTACTGATTGTTGTACCCAGTCATGTTTTTGGCGAAGTGTTATCGAATATTCATCCTTTTTTGAGGAAAGATTCCCGGATTTGTTGGGCAACAAAAGGTCTGGAGCCAGAAACCGGACGACTACTTCAGGATGTTGTTTATGACGCAGTTGGGCTCGAATATCCGCTTGCTGTGATTTCCGGGCCTACTTTTGCAAGAGAGTTAGCATCAGGCCTGCCAACAGCTATTTCAGTGGCATCTCCTGATGCTCAGTTCGTGACTGACTTACAGGAGAAGATTCACTGTAGCCAGACGTTCCGGGTTTATGCTAATTCTGATTTTACCGGCCTGCAGTTAGGTGGTGCGATAAAGAATGTAATTGCAATTGGCGCTGGTATTTCTGATGGGATGGGTTTTGGCGCGAATGCAAGAACAGCATTAATTACCCGGGGGCTGGCGGAAATGAGTCGTCTGGGAACAGCACTTGGTGCGGATGCCGGTACTTTTATGGGAATGGCCGGGCTGGGTGATTTGGTGCTGACCTGTACCGATAATCAATCCCGGAACCGTCGTTTTGGTCTTGCTTTAGGGCAGGGTAAGACGGTTGATGTTGCGCAGTCAGAAATAGGGCAGGTCGTTGAAGGTTATCGAAATACCCGTGAGGTGTGGCTGCTTGCCTCTCGCCTGGGTGTTGAAATGCCGATAGTAGAGCAAATTTATCAGGTTCTGTATCAGGGCAAAGATGCCCGGTTAGCTTCAAAAGATTTATTAGCCCGCGATAAAAAATCAGAACACTGA
- the argC gene encoding N-acetyl-gamma-glutamyl-phosphate reductase: MLKTTVIGASGYTGAELALMIHKHPELTLTGLFVSANSVDAGKKISALHGHLAGVIDMPVEPLVDPEAVARASDVVFLATAHQVSHDLAPVFLENNCQVFDLSGAFRVNQDAFYTDYYGFEHQHSDWLKQATYGLAEWNQEAIRNSQLIAVAGCYPTASQLGIKPLLANQLIDTQQWPVINAVSGVSGAGRKASMINSFCEVSLQAYGVFTHRHQPEIATHLGCDVIFTPHLGNFKRGILATITMKLKPGVTEQQVTEAFTQAYQDKPLVRIADGELPRLQNVQNTPFCDIGWKVSGEHIIVVSAIDNLLKGASSQAMQCLNIHYGYPEITALV, translated from the coding sequence ATGCTGAAAACAACCGTTATCGGAGCAAGTGGATACACAGGGGCTGAACTGGCTCTGATGATTCATAAACATCCGGAACTTACGCTAACAGGTTTATTCGTCTCAGCCAATAGTGTTGATGCCGGGAAAAAGATTTCGGCACTTCACGGGCATCTGGCCGGTGTGATTGATATGCCGGTTGAGCCACTCGTTGATCCTGAAGCTGTGGCCCGGGCATCTGATGTGGTGTTTTTGGCGACAGCGCATCAGGTCAGTCATGATTTGGCGCCGGTATTTTTAGAAAATAATTGTCAGGTGTTTGACCTTTCAGGTGCATTCCGGGTGAATCAGGATGCGTTTTATACTGACTACTATGGCTTTGAGCATCAGCACAGCGACTGGCTAAAGCAGGCGACTTATGGTCTGGCAGAGTGGAATCAGGAAGCTATTCGAAACAGTCAGCTAATTGCTGTTGCCGGTTGCTATCCGACGGCTTCACAACTGGGAATTAAACCGCTGCTTGCAAATCAGCTGATTGACACACAGCAGTGGCCGGTGATTAATGCCGTCAGCGGTGTTTCCGGAGCCGGCAGAAAGGCTTCAATGATTAACAGCTTTTGTGAAGTCAGCCTCCAGGCCTATGGTGTGTTTACCCACAGACATCAGCCTGAAATTGCAACTCACCTCGGATGTGATGTGATCTTCACGCCGCATCTTGGCAACTTCAAGCGGGGAATACTGGCAACGATAACCATGAAACTGAAACCGGGTGTGACAGAGCAGCAGGTCACTGAAGCCTTCACTCAGGCATATCAGGATAAGCCTCTGGTCCGCATTGCGGATGGTGAGCTACCAAGACTGCAAAATGTTCAGAACACGCCATTCTGCGACATTGGCTGGAAAGTCAGTGGGGAACATATCATCGTTGTTTCAGCGATTGATAATTTACTCAAAGGCGCTTCAAGTCAGGCGATGCAATGCCTCAATATCCATTATGGTTACCCTGAAATAACCGCTTTAGTATGA
- a CDS encoding PadR family transcriptional regulator — MSLPHVILTVLSTRDATGYDITKEFSSSIGYFWKASHQQVYRELNKMGQQGLVTCVLEPQEGKPDRKVYSITDAGREALAAWFDQPTAHPTVRDEFCAKLMACSVQSAEPYRIQLQELIEESKKFVAHYQEVEAAYYANPSSLDKQQKLERLTLKRNILARQAWLEWAEETLSVLNELS; from the coding sequence ATGTCATTACCACACGTTATTCTAACAGTTTTAAGTACACGCGATGCGACCGGATACGATATTACAAAAGAATTTTCCTCTAGTATCGGATATTTCTGGAAAGCAAGTCACCAACAAGTGTATCGTGAGCTCAACAAAATGGGCCAACAGGGACTGGTTACCTGTGTATTAGAACCACAGGAAGGTAAACCAGATCGTAAAGTTTACTCAATTACTGATGCAGGCCGTGAAGCACTTGCAGCCTGGTTTGATCAGCCAACAGCACACCCGACAGTACGTGACGAGTTCTGTGCGAAATTGATGGCTTGTTCAGTCCAGTCTGCGGAACCATATCGCATTCAGCTACAGGAATTGATTGAAGAATCGAAGAAGTTCGTTGCTCATTATCAGGAAGTTGAAGCTGCTTACTATGCAAATCCATCTTCTTTAGATAAACAGCAAAAACTGGAGCGACTCACTCTGAAGCGTAATATTCTTGCGCGTCAGGCATGGCTTGAGTGGGCAGAAGAAACACTGTCCGTGTTAAACGAACTCAGCTAA
- a CDS encoding argininosuccinate synthase gives MSKVEFKKVVVAYSGGLDTSVIIPWLKENYGCEVVAFVADVGQGEDELVGIEEKAIASGASECHVVDLKEELVADYIYPTLKTGALYEGKYLLGTSMARPIIAKAQVEVARKVGADALAHGCTGKGNDQVRFEGAFAALAPDLHVIAPWREWDLVSREECLDYLAERNIPCSASLTKIYSRDANSWHISTEGGVLESTWNAPNDDCWAWTIDPEKAPDAAEYVTLKVEKGAVVAVDGQAMTPYNTLVYLNDKGVKHGIGRIDIVENRLVGMKSRGCYETPGGTIMMEALRAVEQLVLDKTSFEFREELGLKASHLVYDGRWFTPLCRSILAASEELAQDVNGEVVIKLYKGQATATQKRSENSLYSEEFATFGEDDVYDQSHAGGFIRLYSLSSRIRALNEAKK, from the coding sequence ATGAGCAAGGTTGAATTTAAGAAGGTTGTTGTTGCATACTCTGGCGGTCTGGATACGTCAGTGATTATTCCATGGTTGAAAGAAAACTATGGATGTGAAGTGGTTGCTTTTGTTGCTGATGTGGGCCAGGGAGAAGATGAGCTGGTTGGTATTGAAGAAAAAGCTATCGCATCGGGTGCTTCTGAATGTCATGTCGTCGATCTGAAAGAAGAACTGGTTGCGGACTACATCTATCCGACACTGAAGACTGGTGCATTGTACGAAGGCAAATATCTTCTCGGCACGTCTATGGCGCGTCCGATAATTGCAAAAGCACAGGTTGAAGTTGCGCGTAAAGTGGGTGCAGATGCGCTGGCTCATGGATGTACCGGTAAAGGAAATGATCAGGTCCGTTTCGAAGGTGCATTTGCTGCCTTAGCACCTGACCTGCATGTAATTGCGCCATGGCGTGAGTGGGATCTGGTCAGCCGTGAAGAGTGTCTCGACTATCTGGCTGAGAGAAACATTCCGTGTTCAGCCTCACTGACGAAAATTTATTCCCGCGATGCGAACTCATGGCATATTTCCACAGAAGGTGGCGTGCTTGAAAGTACATGGAATGCACCGAATGATGATTGCTGGGCCTGGACGATTGATCCTGAAAAAGCACCGGATGCTGCTGAATATGTGACCCTGAAAGTTGAGAAAGGTGCTGTGGTTGCAGTCGATGGACAGGCAATGACACCTTATAATACGTTGGTTTATCTGAACGACAAAGGTGTGAAGCACGGTATTGGCCGGATTGACATTGTTGAGAACCGTTTGGTTGGTATGAAGTCCCGCGGATGTTATGAAACTCCGGGAGGCACAATCATGATGGAAGCACTACGTGCAGTCGAACAGCTGGTTCTGGATAAAACTTCATTTGAATTCCGCGAAGAGCTGGGACTGAAAGCGTCGCACCTTGTTTATGATGGTCGCTGGTTTACACCACTATGTCGTTCAATCCTTGCAGCATCTGAAGAATTGGCACAAGATGTCAATGGTGAAGTCGTGATTAAGCTATACAAAGGTCAGGCGACTGCGACACAGAAACGATCTGAAAACAGTTTATACTCAGAAGAATTTGCAACCTTTGGTGAAGATGATGTTTACGATCAAAGCCATGCGGGTGGATTTATTCGTCTGTACTCGTTATCCAGCCGGATCAGAGCGCTGAACGAAGCAAAGAAATAA
- the secB gene encoding protein-export chaperone SecB: MSDAAQQQEPEQNFAIQRIYLKDVSFETPNSPEIFQKDWTPNVNLDLDTQNRELAEGVYEVVLRLTVTAKNEDDTAFLCEVQQAGIFSALGMEAGQLAHCLGAFCPNILFPYARETIASLVVKGTFPQLNLAPVNFDALFMNYLQQQAEGESQEGEAQEA; the protein is encoded by the coding sequence ATGTCTGATGCAGCACAACAGCAAGAACCAGAACAGAATTTTGCAATTCAACGCATTTATTTAAAAGATGTCTCTTTCGAAACACCTAACTCACCTGAAATTTTTCAGAAAGACTGGACGCCAAATGTAAATCTTGATTTGGATACACAGAATCGTGAGCTGGCGGAAGGTGTATACGAAGTTGTACTTCGTTTAACTGTGACTGCAAAAAATGAAGATGACACTGCATTTTTATGTGAAGTACAACAGGCAGGTATTTTCTCTGCATTAGGTATGGAAGCAGGTCAGCTGGCACATTGTCTGGGTGCATTCTGTCCTAACATCCTTTTCCCTTATGCGCGTGAAACAATTGCAAGCCTTGTTGTGAAGGGAACTTTCCCTCAACTGAACCTTGCACCGGTTAACTTTGACGCACTGTTTATGAACTATCTGCAGCAACAGGCTGAAGGCGAAAGTCAGGAAGGCGAAGCTCAGGAAGCTTAA
- a CDS encoding rhodanese-like domain-containing protein: MQEYIEFFQQHMILSLAWVGLLVALIVNIFKSSTAKYQTISVNELTYMVNKENGLVVDVRSKDEFRQGHITDAVNVLPSEIKSGNLGGLENRKSDPIILVCKTGQTVLESATSLAGAGFERVCVLKNGLSAWNEANLPLVRGKK, translated from the coding sequence ATGCAGGAGTACATTGAATTTTTTCAGCAACATATGATCCTCTCACTCGCATGGGTTGGTCTGTTAGTTGCTCTTATTGTTAATATCTTCAAATCTTCTACCGCAAAATATCAGACAATTTCGGTGAATGAATTGACCTATATGGTCAACAAAGAAAATGGTTTGGTTGTTGATGTCCGTTCTAAAGATGAGTTTCGTCAAGGGCATATTACTGACGCGGTTAACGTTTTGCCTTCTGAAATAAAATCAGGGAATCTTGGCGGGCTTGAAAACCGTAAATCAGACCCAATCATACTGGTATGTAAAACCGGGCAAACTGTTTTAGAGAGTGCTACTTCTCTGGCTGGTGCTGGTTTTGAACGGGTTTGTGTACTGAAAAATGGCCTGTCAGCCTGGAATGAAGCAAACCTTCCGCTTGTTCGCGGTAAAAAGTAA
- the argE gene encoding acetylornithine deacetylase: MQFPKFKEIYSELISTSSISSSDSRWDEGNQEVITKLANWLNHLGFDVRVDDVAPGKQNLIARKGEGEGGLLLSGHSDTVPFDQGRWDYDPHVLTEDDQRFYGLGTADMKGFFAFIIEAVRHTEWQKQQKPLYILATCDEETTMAGAQHFTRHTPYQPDYCIIGEPTSLIPVYAHKGHVANAIRVTGKSGHSSNPAFGVNAIEVMHEILFEMMKLRDRLIKDYHHPGFEIPSPTLNLGHIHGGDSANRICGCCELHYDVRPLPGMSLEGLEQLLRESLREVQAKWPGRIEMQPLHDSIPGYECKKDHPFVTEISQLAGHEAHSVNYCTEAPYLQQLCPTLVLGPGSIEQAHQPNEFLSFEYIDPTIRLLSQAIQKYCF; the protein is encoded by the coding sequence ATGCAGTTTCCTAAGTTTAAAGAGATATACAGCGAGCTGATTTCAACATCTTCAATCAGCTCTTCAGACTCCCGCTGGGATGAAGGAAATCAGGAAGTCATTACCAAACTGGCGAACTGGTTAAATCACCTTGGTTTTGATGTCCGGGTTGATGATGTTGCACCGGGAAAACAGAATCTGATTGCCCGCAAAGGAGAAGGTGAAGGCGGACTGCTTCTGTCCGGCCATAGTGATACCGTACCTTTCGACCAGGGACGCTGGGATTATGACCCGCACGTATTAACAGAAGATGACCAGCGTTTTTACGGTCTGGGAACCGCTGATATGAAAGGCTTTTTTGCTTTCATTATTGAAGCTGTCCGTCACACGGAATGGCAGAAACAACAGAAGCCACTTTATATCCTCGCCACCTGTGACGAAGAAACCACGATGGCTGGCGCACAGCACTTTACCCGTCATACACCTTATCAGCCGGATTACTGCATTATCGGTGAACCAACCAGTCTCATTCCTGTCTATGCCCATAAGGGTCATGTGGCAAATGCCATCAGAGTGACAGGAAAGTCAGGACATTCATCAAATCCCGCTTTTGGAGTGAATGCGATAGAAGTGATGCATGAAATTTTATTTGAAATGATGAAACTACGTGATCGACTCATCAAAGACTATCACCATCCCGGATTTGAAATTCCATCGCCAACACTGAACCTTGGTCATATTCATGGCGGAGACAGCGCGAACCGGATTTGTGGCTGCTGTGAACTTCATTATGATGTCAGACCTCTGCCGGGAATGAGTCTTGAAGGACTTGAACAGTTATTGCGTGAATCACTACGCGAAGTACAGGCGAAATGGCCCGGAAGAATAGAGATGCAGCCGCTTCACGACTCGATTCCCGGATATGAATGTAAGAAAGACCATCCATTTGTCACCGAAATCAGTCAGCTTGCAGGCCATGAAGCCCATAGTGTCAACTACTGTACAGAAGCACCATATCTTCAGCAGTTGTGTCCGACGCTGGTCCTCGGACCGGGTTCGATCGAACAGGCGCATCAGCCCAATGAGTTTCTTTCATTCGAATACATTGACCCAACAATTCGTCTGTTATCTCAGGCGATACAAAAATATTGTTTCTAA
- the ppc gene encoding phosphoenolpyruvate carboxylase, producing MNEKYAALKSNVSMLGRLLGKTIQDADGSVILEKVEKIRKLSKSVHNGDQSGRDALIEEIKNLSDDQITPVARAFNQFLNLTNIAEQYHTISRHCDAHICTPDAISELFTKLTQKNIGKPETAQAVKDLNIELVLTAHPTEITRRTMINKLVKINKCLSKLELTDLAPKERHKTERRLEQLIAQFWHSDVMRKQRPTPMDEAKWGFAVIENSLWEAVPEFLREFDDRLQDFLGEGLPIDARPVHFSSWMGGDRDGNPFVTHSITREVLLLSRWKAADLYLRDINELISELSMTKCNDKVRKLAEDTSEVLAHEPYRAILKDIRQLLTETQDILGEKLQGQKLLAKAPLRDASQLWEPLYACYQSLHESGMGAIADGSLLDTLRRIKAFGVHLVRLDIRQESTRHADVLSELTRYLGLGDYNHWSEQDKVAFLTAELNSKRPLIPRDWQPSEAVQEVLDTCRTISAYPRDAFGAYIISMARTASDVLAVHLLLQESGCPYRMDVCPLFETLDDLNNAESVIRQLMGIDIYRGFIQNHQMVMIGYSDSAKDAGVMSAGWAQYSAMEALVNVSEEEGFELTLFHGRGGTIGRGGAPAHAALLSQPPKSLKGGLRVTEQGEMIRFKLGLPEVAINSFNLYASAILEANLLPPPEPKQEWRELMEVLSQVSCESYRKVVQEIPEFVPYFRQTTPELELGKLPLGSRPAKRNPKGGVESLRAIPWIFSWSQNRLILPAWLGAGEAIQYSIDKGHQALLEEMCREWPFFSTRLGMLEMVYSKCNPEIAQYYDERLVDKELRGLGDQLREQLEKDIKAVLNVENNENLMQSDPWGQESIRLRNTYIKPLNMLQAELLYRTRQYDEPPVELEEALMVTIAGIAAGMRNTG from the coding sequence ATGAACGAAAAATATGCAGCGCTAAAAAGTAACGTGAGCATGCTTGGACGGTTACTCGGCAAAACTATCCAGGATGCGGATGGAAGCGTTATTTTGGAGAAGGTCGAAAAGATAAGGAAATTATCAAAATCTGTCCACAACGGCGATCAATCCGGACGGGACGCACTGATTGAAGAGATAAAAAACTTATCTGATGATCAAATTACTCCAGTTGCACGAGCGTTCAACCAATTTCTCAATTTAACGAATATTGCCGAACAGTATCACACCATTTCCCGTCATTGTGACGCTCATATCTGTACACCAGACGCCATCAGTGAACTCTTCACGAAACTGACACAAAAAAATATCGGTAAACCTGAGACTGCACAAGCTGTAAAAGACTTAAACATTGAGTTAGTTCTGACAGCTCACCCGACAGAAATCACCCGTCGGACCATGATCAATAAACTGGTGAAGATTAATAAGTGTCTTTCAAAACTGGAATTGACAGATCTGGCGCCCAAAGAACGCCATAAAACAGAACGTCGTCTGGAACAGCTTATTGCTCAGTTCTGGCACTCAGACGTCATGCGGAAACAACGGCCAACACCGATGGATGAAGCGAAATGGGGATTTGCTGTAATTGAAAATTCTCTGTGGGAAGCTGTTCCTGAATTCCTGAGAGAATTTGATGATCGCCTGCAGGATTTTTTAGGCGAAGGGTTGCCCATTGATGCCCGGCCAGTGCACTTCTCTTCTTGGATGGGCGGAGACCGGGACGGTAATCCATTTGTTACACACAGTATTACCCGTGAAGTTCTGCTTCTTTCCCGCTGGAAAGCTGCCGACCTTTATCTGCGCGACATCAATGAGCTCATCAGCGAACTATCGATGACCAAATGTAATGATAAGGTCCGCAAGCTGGCTGAAGATACTTCTGAAGTCCTGGCCCATGAACCTTATCGCGCCATCCTCAAAGACATTCGTCAGTTACTGACGGAAACACAGGATATTCTGGGTGAAAAGCTTCAGGGTCAGAAACTGCTGGCAAAAGCACCATTAAGAGATGCATCTCAGTTATGGGAACCGCTTTATGCCTGTTATCAGTCTCTCCATGAAAGCGGCATGGGTGCCATCGCAGATGGTTCTTTACTTGATACATTACGTCGTATTAAAGCTTTCGGTGTGCATCTTGTCCGGCTGGATATCCGTCAGGAAAGTACCCGCCATGCAGATGTTCTGTCGGAGCTGACCCGTTATCTTGGACTCGGTGATTACAATCACTGGAGTGAGCAGGATAAAGTTGCTTTCCTGACCGCAGAGCTGAACTCTAAACGACCATTAATTCCCCGTGACTGGCAACCTTCTGAAGCAGTTCAGGAAGTGCTGGACACGTGCCGGACAATTTCTGCTTATCCACGGGATGCATTCGGGGCTTATATCATTTCAATGGCCAGAACAGCTTCTGACGTACTGGCTGTCCACCTTTTACTGCAAGAGTCAGGATGTCCTTACCGGATGGATGTTTGTCCGTTATTTGAAACACTGGACGACCTGAACAATGCAGAGTCAGTGATTCGCCAGCTCATGGGCATCGATATCTATCGCGGCTTTATCCAGAATCATCAAATGGTCATGATTGGGTATTCTGATTCAGCCAAAGATGCCGGGGTCATGTCTGCGGGCTGGGCACAATATAGTGCAATGGAAGCCCTGGTGAATGTCAGCGAAGAAGAAGGTTTTGAACTGACACTGTTCCACGGCCGGGGCGGTACAATTGGCCGGGGCGGTGCACCAGCACACGCAGCATTATTATCACAACCACCAAAAAGCCTGAAAGGCGGCCTGCGGGTGACTGAACAGGGTGAGATGATTCGTTTCAAACTCGGTTTGCCTGAAGTCGCAATTAACAGTTTTAACCTGTATGCCAGTGCAATCCTTGAAGCAAACCTGCTGCCACCACCAGAACCTAAACAGGAATGGCGTGAGCTGATGGAAGTCCTTTCTCAAGTATCGTGTGAATCTTACCGGAAAGTGGTTCAGGAAATTCCTGAGTTTGTACCATACTTCCGCCAGACGACACCTGAACTTGAATTGGGCAAATTACCATTAGGTTCCCGTCCGGCGAAGAGAAACCCAAAAGGTGGCGTTGAAAGCCTCAGAGCCATTCCATGGATTTTCTCCTGGAGCCAGAACCGGCTGATTTTGCCTGCATGGCTTGGTGCCGGTGAAGCGATTCAATATTCGATCGACAAAGGCCATCAGGCGCTGTTAGAAGAAATGTGTCGTGAATGGCCATTCTTCTCAACCCGTTTAGGTATGCTGGAAATGGTTTACTCAAAATGTAATCCGGAGATCGCACAGTATTATGATGAACGGCTGGTTGATAAAGAGCTTCGTGGTTTAGGGGATCAGTTAAGAGAGCAGCTTGAGAAAGATATAAAGGCTGTTCTGAATGTCGAAAATAATGAAAATCTGATGCAAAGCGACCCATGGGGACAAGAATCCATCCGTTTGAGAAATACATATATCAAACCTTTGAATATGCTCCAGGCCGAACTTTTGTACAGAACCCGTCAGTATGACGAACCACCGGTTGAGCTGGAAGAAGCATTAATGGTGACGATTGCAGGTATTGCAGCAGGCATGCGTAATACGGGCTAA